The genomic DNA AACGGTTCACGTCGCGAACGGGAACACGTGGTCTGGTCTTTCTGCTGCTGGCGGCGCTGACAATTACAAGGGCGAAGGTATTGCAGTCAAGAAGATGTTTGTGGAAGGTCCATTGGTTGATCAGTGGCCTCCCGCCAGCACGGAGGTGTTGCTGTCTGAAGTAGACTCATCGCAGTCGCCGCTCAAACGTGTTACCGATGTCGTCACACGAATCGCCCCCCGAGCGTTTGGCCGCCCGTTGCATGCAAACGAGCTGGAATCGTTTGTTAATTTGGCTCGACCGGGAATTGATGAGGGACGTGAATTATCGGATGTGATCCGTTCCCCTATTCGGTCGGTACTCAGTTCTCCCCAATTCCTGTTCTTTGGCGGTGAGCCAGGCAAATTGGATGACTTTGCGTTGGCCAATCGATTGTCGTACTTCCTGTGGAAAAGCATGCCTGACGAAGAGCTTTTCCAACTCGCACAGGATGGCCAACTCTCTGACCAGCGAGTCATGGGGCAGCAAGTGGAACGAATGCTCGATGACCCGCAATCGACCCGATTCGTGCGAGACTTTGTTGGTCAGTGGCTGCGGCTCTACGACATCAACGCGACCACGCCGGACATGAAGCTCTACCCGGAATTTGATGGTCTGCTGAGCGATTCGATCTCCAAAGAAACGGAGCTGTTCTTTGCCGAACTGATTCAGGAGGACCTCAGTGCAGCCAACCTGATCGACTCCAACTTCACGTTCGCCAATCGTCGGTTGGCAGAACATTACAGGCTCCCGAGCGTTCAGGGGCAGGAAATGCGTAAAGTCAGCCTGCCACCGGGCAGTGTGCGGGGGGGCATCCTTGGGCAAGCCAGCATTCTGAAACTCACGTCCAATGGCACGTTTACCTCGCCGGTAAAACGCGGTGCATACGTCTTGACTCGTCTTCTCGGCGACGTTCCCAATCCTCCGCCGCCCAATGTCGGTTCCATCGAACCCGACACACGGGGAGCGACGACAATTCGCGAAACGCTGAGCAAACACAAGGACTTGGAAACCTGTGCACGGTGTCATCGCAAAATCGACCCGCCGGGTTTTGCGTTGGAGGGCTTTGATGCAATCGGAGGGTTTCGTACACATTACCGCGTTGCCAGCGACAAGCCATTCGCTCGTTACAAACAGGGACCGGTTGTTGACTCCAGCGGCGTGACCGCAGAGGGCGAAAACTTTCCCGGTATACGTGGATACAAACAAGTTTTGCTCAAACATACCGAGCAAGTCGCCCGGCAACTGACCGAGCAGTTGATTGTTTATGCAACAGGCGGCGAAATTCAGTTTGCCGACCACGACGAAATCTCTCGCATCGTTAATGAAACGCGAGCAAATGGATATCCGGTGCGGTCGATTATCCATCAGGTTGTTCAAAGCTCAATCATGAGGAATAAGTAATGAGCAATTTGAATCGACGGACCATGCTGAAGGCGTCTGGTATCTCGTTGGCATTGCCGCTCTTGGAGTCAATGACACAGGGGCACGCGAGTGAAGTTGCCGAACCACCATCGCGGATGGTCTTCGTCTGCACGGCACTAGGACTGCACGCACCTGCGTTGTGGCCGAAGACGGCAGGCTCCGGGTACGAGTCGACCGAATATCTCGATTTATTGCAGGATCATCGTGAGGATTTCACGTTGTTTTCAGGCTTGGCACATGAGTCTCAGTCGGGTAGGAATCCGCACAACTGTGAAATGACATGGCTGACCGCCGCGCAGGGGCCGGGACTGGACGGCTTCCGAAATTCAATCTCTGTAGACCAATTTGCAGCGAGTCAGATTGGCAACGCGACTCGCTTTCCTTCCATCACGCTCGGTAGCAGTAGTCCGCAGAGTCAATCCTACACCAGCAGCGGAGTGATGATTCCCGCCGAGACGAGTCCAGCGAACCTTTTCGCAAAGATGTTCTTGAAAGGAAACGCCTACGAAGTCGCAATGCAAAAGCGCAAGCTGAGCGAAGGCATCAGCATCCTCGACCAACTTGCGTCCCAGCGGAGTCGACTGCTTCGGTCATCCAGTTCGGCGGAGAATCGCCAAATCGAAGAATACTTTGAATCGATTCGCCAATCTGAAGTCAATCTCGCAGAGAGTAAGGCGTGGCTGGATCGACCGAAGCCGGATCCCGACGAACAACCGCCAACCGACATCGCAGATCGCGCCGACTTGGTTGGCCGAGTACAACTGCTGATGGATTTGATTCCGTTGATCATCCAAACCGATTCAACCCGAGTCATCACTGTCATGATTCAGGATCACAAGGTCGTGCCAAAACTGGATGGAGTCAGTGGCGAACATCACAACTTGTCGCACCATGGTCAGGAACCAGCGAAGATCGCACAGTTGAAGCGGATTGAGAGCGAGTTAGTGAAATGCTTTGGCAGCTTGCTGGCGAAACTGAAAAACAAAACAGAACGCGGCGGACAACTACTTGATCACACCTCGGTGTTGTTCGGGAGCAATCTTGGCAACGCAAACGCACACGACCCAAGCAATCTCCCAATTTTCCTTGCTGGCGGCGGCTTCAAACACGGGAGCTATGTCGCGACTGCAAAGCAGGACGTTAAGCCACTCAGTAATCTCTTTGTCACGATGTTGCAAAACGCAGCGGTCGAAACCGATCGCTTCGCGGCAAGCACAGGAACGCTGGATTGGTAAAAAGCGGAATTCTATCCCACCCACTGACAGCCCCTTCGACAATCAAATATGAAACCAGTGCAACACCTCGGGCTAATGCTCTTCGCGTTATCGCCGCTATTCGCTAAGGCGAATGAACAACGACCCAACGTCATTGTCGTCATGGCGGATGATATCAGTGCCCGCGATTTCCCTATCTACGAATCGACCAGTTGCTACGGCCAACGAGCTTCCACCCCGGTGATTGATCGTTTGGCCAGAGAAGGTTGCTACCTGTCGACGGTGTGGTCGTCGACCGTTTGCATGCCGACGCGAGCGATGGTGATGAGCGGCCGGTACGCACACCTGACAAAATGGTGGGACAACGGCGAATTTGGAAAAGCTCGGCACGGTATCTATGAAGTCGCCGTTAGCTCTCCGCTAACGATTGGGCATGTCGCCAAACAAGCGGGCTATCGCAACATCTGGGTCGGGAAGACTCACGTCACGACGGGTTCGAGCTACACAAAGTTTGCGTTCGATGAGGGCGTCTTTACACCCGGAGAACCCGATGTCCGCGGCACGAGTCCCTACGACCATTTCAAAAACGTCAAGAACAAAGAGTTCTGGAATTCAGATTCGTTTTTGTGGTGGCCGGAAATACAGGTCGCCAATCATCCCAGCCATCCGGACAAGCCACACGCTTGGCAGGAAACGGAAATCAGCGACTACGGCCCCGACATTGAGATGGAACGCATCTTCGATTTCATGGAACGATCGAAGAAGCAGGACAAACCATTCTTTGTTTACCACACCTCACACCTCGGTCACCAGGCCGTGGACATGGCAAGCCCTCGGCACAACATGACGTGGCCCGGCACTCCGAAGCTCACCTGGGATGCCGACTCGCAAACTTACACACGACACGAGCCGAAAATCACGCCGAATGGCCCAGTCAATACGCTTAGCACCACCTACGAAAAAGAGAACATCA from Rosistilla oblonga includes the following:
- a CDS encoding sulfatase-like hydrolase/transferase, yielding MLFALSPLFAKANEQRPNVIVVMADDISARDFPIYESTSCYGQRASTPVIDRLAREGCYLSTVWSSTVCMPTRAMVMSGRYAHLTKWWDNGEFGKARHGIYEVAVSSPLTIGHVAKQAGYRNIWVGKTHVTTGSSYTKFAFDEGVFTPGEPDVRGTSPYDHFKNVKNKEFWNSDSFLWWPEIQVANHPSHPDKPHAWQETEISDYGPDIEMERIFDFMERSKKQDKPFFVYHTSHLGHQAVDMASPRHNMTWPGTPKLTWDADSQTYTRHEPKITPNGPVNTLSTTYEKENITPDELKYQVEYLDYHMWQYINKLKEMGELENTVVIFTSDNGTHGWKASVEKQRGVHVPFVVYAPGQPKFVQGKQNIISDLSDLLPTLADIMGTELPQQDEYELNGKSLWPYLTKQADKHRKWIYGYKGNRQMVRGRHLLRDGKGVWWDASETPADMDSFPPITDFTSLSADQQQEKAMIEEVIKRFAREDVGGPHSYHADPSRKLTEQEIEKMRLKRQRLEEHLEQFE
- a CDS encoding DUF1592 domain-containing protein — protein: MSLATAGDSLEKSVSPLVNSSCIACHDADTDTRLNFENLSNDLTDPAVFRQWEQVFDYVTTGEMPPKSEPRPDSDHLTEALAKLKDSLKAESLAQQQANGRVPSRRLTRLEYAYTVRDLLEIDEGGFADDLAEMLPPESDSGGFDTVGTTQRTSPLHIESWLRAADYALNTAINLGPRPVSTRRVVDFRNAPYLSTFNKRSLTNGGSNLKKLDDAVAMFLDLDYVLRSDHCGLTIETAGYYRITFDAYAYQADRPMTLKLVQANPKKVGPDLLGAFDLVPYQPRTIKVTTFMRPGDYLYPTVHVANGNTWSGLSAAGGADNYKGEGIAVKKMFVEGPLVDQWPPASTEVLLSEVDSSQSPLKRVTDVVTRIAPRAFGRPLHANELESFVNLARPGIDEGRELSDVIRSPIRSVLSSPQFLFFGGEPGKLDDFALANRLSYFLWKSMPDEELFQLAQDGQLSDQRVMGQQVERMLDDPQSTRFVRDFVGQWLRLYDINATTPDMKLYPEFDGLLSDSISKETELFFAELIQEDLSAANLIDSNFTFANRRLAEHYRLPSVQGQEMRKVSLPPGSVRGGILGQASILKLTSNGTFTSPVKRGAYVLTRLLGDVPNPPPPNVGSIEPDTRGATTIRETLSKHKDLETCARCHRKIDPPGFALEGFDAIGGFRTHYRVASDKPFARYKQGPVVDSSGVTAEGENFPGIRGYKQVLLKHTEQVARQLTEQLIVYATGGEIQFADHDEISRIVNETRANGYPVRSIIHQVVQSSIMRNK
- a CDS encoding DUF1552 domain-containing protein, giving the protein MSNLNRRTMLKASGISLALPLLESMTQGHASEVAEPPSRMVFVCTALGLHAPALWPKTAGSGYESTEYLDLLQDHREDFTLFSGLAHESQSGRNPHNCEMTWLTAAQGPGLDGFRNSISVDQFAASQIGNATRFPSITLGSSSPQSQSYTSSGVMIPAETSPANLFAKMFLKGNAYEVAMQKRKLSEGISILDQLASQRSRLLRSSSSAENRQIEEYFESIRQSEVNLAESKAWLDRPKPDPDEQPPTDIADRADLVGRVQLLMDLIPLIIQTDSTRVITVMIQDHKVVPKLDGVSGEHHNLSHHGQEPAKIAQLKRIESELVKCFGSLLAKLKNKTERGGQLLDHTSVLFGSNLGNANAHDPSNLPIFLAGGGFKHGSYVATAKQDVKPLSNLFVTMLQNAAVETDRFAASTGTLDW